A stretch of Pseudoprevotella muciniphila DNA encodes these proteins:
- the polA gene encoding DNA polymerase I: MQKLCLLDAYALIYRSYYALIRSPRINSKGENTSAIFGFVNTLEDVLKKENPDFIGIAFDPKGKTFRHETYPEYKAQRESTPEDIRFAVPIIKDIIRAYNIPILEVERYEADDVIGTIAKKAASSGLFVEMITPDKDYGQLVEENIIMLRPGHGASPMERMGEKEVCEKYGLQKTSQIIDYLGLMGDASDNVPGCPGVGAKTAAKLIEQFGDIGHLLERTDELKGALKTKVEENKEKILFSKFLVTIKTDVPIELNLDELKRKEPDKESLKKIFERLEFRSFISKMFKPETIQGELFQNPTKPQYIQGDLFGNPINSVANETNSSEVLFDAGKEIVVAENLTDLKNTKHEYHLIDNEEECLQLCQKLLTNKILSFDTETTSTDAISARLVGFSFSVRPFEAYYISVPQDFEEAKKIVGIFKPLYESEEILKVGQNIKYDIIVLKHYGINVRGPLFDTMLAHYVVQPELRHNMDYLAEIYLHYRTIHIDELIGPAGKKQKNMSELKPEEVYEYACEDADVTLRLVEPLKKEMDRVGATKIFYELEMPLVPVLAKMEMDGVVLDTKAINETGNLFRERMKNLERDIYTMAGHEFLLTSPRQVGEVLFGEMKLSEKAKKTKSGQYQTSEAVLEGLKSKHPIVEKILAHRGLKKLISTYIDALPKLINPETGHLHTSFNQAVTATGRLSSSNPNLQNIPVRGDDGKEIRKAFVPEFGCIFFSADYSQIELRIMAHLSGDKNMTEAFCHGEDVHAATAAKIYKKALSEISIDERRKAKTANFGIIYGISAFGLAERMEVSRTEARELIDNYFATFPAVSSFIETCKEKARRQGYIETVFGRRRYLPDINSGNAVVRGYAERNAVNAPIQGTAADIIKLAMIRIAQRFEKEHIRSKMILQVHDELNFSVYPEELDRVRSIVIGEMENAYKMTVPLIADCGVGQNWLEAH, encoded by the coding sequence ATGCAAAAACTTTGCCTTCTCGATGCATACGCTCTGATTTATCGCTCCTATTATGCGCTCATACGCTCACCGCGTATCAATTCAAAGGGAGAAAACACATCGGCAATATTCGGATTTGTCAACACGCTTGAAGATGTCCTAAAGAAAGAAAATCCCGATTTCATCGGCATTGCTTTCGACCCAAAGGGCAAGACTTTCCGTCATGAAACATATCCTGAGTACAAGGCTCAGCGTGAGAGCACTCCTGAAGACATAAGGTTTGCTGTGCCCATCATCAAAGACATCATACGTGCCTACAACATTCCCATTCTTGAAGTTGAGCGTTATGAGGCAGATGACGTAATTGGTACTATTGCAAAAAAGGCGGCTTCATCGGGACTTTTTGTAGAAATGATAACCCCCGACAAGGACTATGGACAACTTGTGGAAGAAAACATCATTATGCTCCGGCCGGGACATGGTGCCAGTCCTATGGAAAGGATGGGGGAGAAAGAAGTTTGCGAAAAGTATGGTCTGCAAAAAACTTCTCAAATTATCGACTACCTCGGACTTATGGGTGATGCGTCAGACAATGTGCCCGGCTGTCCTGGGGTGGGAGCGAAGACTGCCGCTAAACTCATAGAGCAATTCGGCGACATAGGGCATTTGCTTGAGCGGACCGATGAACTTAAAGGCGCCTTGAAGACAAAAGTAGAAGAAAACAAGGAAAAAATTCTCTTTTCCAAATTTCTTGTTACAATAAAAACCGATGTTCCCATCGAACTGAATCTGGATGAACTCAAAAGAAAGGAACCAGACAAGGAAAGTTTGAAAAAAATATTTGAACGTCTCGAATTTCGCTCGTTTATTTCAAAAATGTTCAAACCTGAAACTATTCAAGGAGAACTATTTCAAAACCCAACTAAACCACAATACATTCAAGGCGATCTCTTTGGCAATCCCATAAATTCCGTTGCAAACGAAACTAATAGTTCTGAAGTTTTATTTGACGCTGGTAAGGAAATCGTGGTTGCAGAAAATCTCACAGATTTAAAAAACACAAAACATGAATATCATCTAATTGATAATGAGGAAGAATGCCTTCAATTGTGTCAAAAATTATTGACAAATAAAATTTTGAGTTTTGACACAGAAACCACATCTACCGACGCTATCAGTGCACGGCTTGTTGGTTTCAGTTTTTCTGTGAGACCTTTTGAAGCATATTATATTTCTGTCCCTCAAGATTTTGAAGAAGCAAAAAAAATTGTTGGCATATTCAAGCCACTCTATGAATCGGAGGAGATTTTGAAAGTAGGACAAAACATAAAATACGACATAATTGTACTGAAGCACTATGGCATAAACGTGCGCGGTCCACTTTTCGACACCATGCTGGCGCACTATGTTGTTCAGCCAGAATTACGACACAACATGGACTACCTCGCTGAGATATATCTTCATTACCGCACCATACACATAGACGAACTCATTGGTCCTGCAGGCAAAAAGCAGAAAAACATGTCAGAACTCAAACCCGAGGAAGTATATGAATATGCCTGCGAGGATGCTGATGTTACTCTACGCCTGGTAGAACCTCTCAAGAAGGAGATGGATAGGGTAGGGGCGACAAAAATTTTCTACGAACTTGAAATGCCTCTTGTTCCTGTTCTTGCAAAAATGGAAATGGACGGAGTGGTGCTCGACACAAAAGCCATCAACGAAACAGGCAACCTCTTCCGCGAGAGAATGAAAAATCTCGAAAGGGACATTTACACGATGGCTGGCCACGAATTCCTGCTTACTTCGCCAAGACAAGTGGGCGAGGTTCTCTTTGGAGAAATGAAATTGTCGGAAAAAGCAAAGAAAACTAAAAGCGGGCAATACCAAACTTCTGAAGCCGTGCTGGAAGGATTGAAATCCAAACATCCCATTGTAGAAAAGATTCTTGCACACAGAGGGCTAAAAAAACTCATCAGCACATACATTGATGCACTCCCCAAACTCATCAATCCGGAAACAGGACACCTGCACACATCTTTCAACCAAGCCGTTACTGCCACAGGGCGGTTGAGTTCATCGAACCCCAATCTGCAAAACATTCCTGTTCGCGGCGACGATGGAAAAGAAATCCGAAAGGCTTTCGTTCCGGAGTTTGGATGCATATTCTTCTCTGCCGACTACTCTCAGATAGAACTTCGCATTATGGCACATCTGAGCGGCGATAAAAACATGACAGAGGCATTCTGTCACGGAGAAGATGTTCACGCAGCCACAGCCGCGAAAATATACAAAAAAGCTTTGTCAGAAATCTCTATAGACGAACGACGTAAAGCCAAGACAGCCAATTTCGGAATCATCTACGGCATCAGTGCCTTCGGTCTGGCAGAACGAATGGAAGTTTCACGTACAGAAGCCCGCGAACTCATCGACAACTATTTCGCCACCTTCCCTGCCGTAAGTTCCTTCATTGAGACCTGTAAGGAAAAGGCGCGCAGACAAGGCTATATAGAAACCGTATTTGGCCGGCGTCGCTATCTGCCCGACATCAACAGCGGAAATGCCGTGGTCAGGGGTTATGCAGAGCGAAACGCCGTGAATGCACCCATACAAGGCACAGCAGCCGACATCATCAAACTCGCCATGATACGCATTGCTCAAAGGTTTGAAAAAGAGCACATCCGCTCAAAGATGATACTGCAAGTGCACGATGAACTCAATTTCTCCGTTTACCCGGAAGAACTGGACCGAGTACGCAGCATTGTCATCGGAGAGATGGAGAATGCATACAAGATGACCGTTCCTCTCATTGCAGACTGTGGAGTCGGCCAAAACTGGCTTGAGGCACATTGA
- a CDS encoding nitroreductase family protein, with protein sequence MKNEFLDLIKTRRSCRKYLTEQIKNEELAAVLEAGTYAPTGKNTQDPWIVAVQNPVLRERIVKLNAEIMGTTSDPYYGAPTIVLVVASADNTNAERDASCVLENMMLAAHAVGLGSCWINRVDKMFATDEGEVLRKELGLPEGIVGVGSISLGYPAAPMRQAYPRKEGYYRIIK encoded by the coding sequence ATGAAGAACGAGTTTTTGGATTTGATAAAAACACGACGCAGTTGTCGTAAATATTTGACAGAACAGATAAAGAATGAAGAACTTGCAGCAGTGCTTGAAGCGGGCACCTATGCTCCTACAGGTAAGAATACGCAAGACCCGTGGATTGTTGCTGTGCAAAACCCTGTTTTACGTGAAAGGATTGTAAAACTGAATGCCGAGATAATGGGTACTACAAGCGATCCTTATTATGGGGCGCCGACAATAGTGTTGGTGGTGGCTTCTGCCGACAACACCAATGCGGAGCGCGATGCGTCCTGTGTACTTGAAAACATGATGCTTGCAGCACATGCCGTCGGACTAGGTTCGTGTTGGATAAACCGTGTGGATAAGATGTTCGCCACGGACGAAGGTGAAGTCTTGCGTAAGGAATTGGGACTTCCTGAAGGCATCGTTGGTGTAGGTTCTATATCGTTGGGTTATCCTGCTGCGCCAATGCGACAGGCTTATCCACGCAAAGAGGGGTATTATCGCATCATAAAGTAA
- the deoC gene encoding deoxyribose-phosphate aldolase, with translation MANNCNCGHDHNHDHLGCKDKYSLAFEKFDLHRHDEIVHEEVTKLIEKNKGKYNTPEVMLHLLQAVELTTLKVTDSEESVLAMVERVNKFYDERPELPPMATICVYPKFAKLVSQSLEVEGTETTVVSGGFPSSQTFAEVKTIETSLAVHDGAEQVDCVLNVGAFLSGDYETVSDEIAEIKAACNGVPLKVILETGALQTAENIKRASILAIYAGADFIKTSTGKIEPAATPEAALMMCETIKEYYKLTGTKIGFKAAGGLKTIDDALNYYTIVMELLGKEWIDDKLFRLGTSRLANKIVSKVVGEEINPF, from the coding sequence ATGGCAAATAATTGTAACTGTGGACACGACCACAACCATGATCATCTTGGCTGCAAAGACAAATACAGCCTGGCCTTTGAAAAGTTTGACCTCCACCGACACGATGAAATAGTTCATGAAGAGGTTACTAAACTCATTGAGAAAAACAAGGGAAAATACAACACACCGGAAGTGATGCTCCATCTGCTTCAGGCTGTAGAATTGACTACGCTGAAAGTAACCGACAGCGAAGAAAGCGTTCTGGCTATGGTTGAGCGCGTCAACAAGTTTTATGATGAGCGCCCGGAACTTCCACCGATGGCCACCATCTGCGTATATCCCAAATTCGCAAAATTAGTCAGTCAAAGCCTCGAAGTAGAGGGTACAGAAACTACGGTTGTAAGCGGTGGTTTTCCTTCTTCACAAACCTTTGCAGAAGTAAAAACCATCGAAACGTCGCTGGCTGTACACGATGGCGCAGAACAGGTAGATTGTGTCTTGAATGTTGGTGCTTTCCTTTCTGGCGATTATGAGACTGTTTCCGATGAAATCGCCGAAATTAAGGCAGCATGTAACGGTGTTCCACTGAAAGTCATTCTCGAGACCGGAGCGCTTCAAACGGCAGAAAACATCAAACGTGCCAGTATTCTCGCTATCTATGCCGGTGCAGACTTTATCAAGACGAGTACTGGAAAAATAGAGCCAGCAGCCACTCCTGAAGCAGCACTGATGATGTGCGAAACCATCAAGGAATACTACAAACTAACAGGAACGAAAATTGGCTTTAAGGCTGCCGGCGGACTGAAAACCATTGACGATGCCCTTAACTACTACACAATAGTTATGGAACTTCTCGGAAAAGAGTGGATTGACGACAAACTATTTCGTCTCGGAACAAGCCGTTTGGCTAACAAAATTGTTTCTAAGGTGGTTGGTGAAGAAATTAACCCTTTCTAA
- the dtd gene encoding D-aminoacyl-tRNA deacylase — protein MRVVIQRTQSASVKIDGKTNGEIGKGLLILLGIEPSDTQEDVLWLVKKAAMLRIFDDDEGVMNKSVIDINGDVMVVSQFTLMASYKKGNRPSYIRAAGPEIAIPLYDYFCSEMEKTIEKPVKTGVFGANMQVELLNDGPVTICMDSKRKE, from the coding sequence GAGAGTAGTCATACAGCGTACACAATCCGCATCTGTTAAAATTGATGGAAAAACCAACGGTGAAATCGGCAAAGGTTTGCTGATTTTATTGGGCATCGAACCATCCGACACACAAGAAGATGTTTTATGGTTGGTAAAAAAAGCGGCAATGCTGCGCATATTCGATGACGATGAAGGCGTGATGAACAAATCCGTTATTGATATAAATGGCGATGTCATGGTGGTGAGTCAATTCACTCTCATGGCAAGTTATAAAAAAGGAAACCGACCATCGTATATTCGCGCAGCAGGTCCTGAAATCGCCATACCACTCTACGATTATTTCTGCAGCGAAATGGAAAAAACTATAGAAAAACCCGTTAAAACCGGTGTTTTTGGTGCGAATATGCAAGTTGAATTGCTAAACGATGGCCCTGTAACCATCTGCATGGATTCTAAACGAAAAGAATAG
- a CDS encoding polyprenyl synthetase family protein — protein sequence MNNLERIRKPIEAELQHYSALFNATLTHQNSLLGSALEHVRAKQGKLMRPILVLLTAKALGEVNDNTYTSAVVLEMLHTASLIHDDVVDESQERRGDKSLNKVFDNKPAILIGDYILSKTIQMAAKMNSMEPISAIGRLGSDLAEGELLQLPSNLNPKLSEETYMQIIRHKTASLFGVCAELGALSVGADKQTIEEAKLFGETAGICFQIRDDIFDYFDDAKIGKPTGNDMREGKLSLPVLRALQNTHDEEIHALAAKVRAMKASKDDIERLVKFTKGQGGIDSARETMMQYRNNALSYLIRCKDSDVRRSLELYIDYVVGREM from the coding sequence ATGAATAATTTAGAACGGATCCGTAAGCCCATCGAGGCAGAATTGCAGCACTACTCTGCATTGTTCAACGCTACTCTTACCCACCAAAACAGTTTGTTGGGTTCTGCACTTGAACATGTGCGTGCCAAGCAAGGTAAGTTGATGCGCCCCATACTCGTATTGCTTACTGCAAAAGCCTTGGGCGAAGTAAACGATAACACATATACCTCGGCTGTAGTTCTCGAAATGTTGCATACTGCAAGTCTCATTCACGACGATGTTGTAGATGAGAGTCAGGAGCGACGAGGCGACAAATCATTAAACAAGGTGTTTGACAACAAGCCTGCTATCCTGATAGGTGATTACATTTTGTCAAAGACTATTCAGATGGCTGCCAAGATGAATAGTATGGAGCCCATATCTGCAATAGGTAGGCTTGGGTCCGATTTGGCTGAAGGAGAGTTGCTTCAGTTGCCGAGTAATCTGAATCCGAAATTGTCGGAGGAGACTTATATGCAAATAATAAGGCACAAAACGGCTTCACTCTTCGGTGTTTGTGCCGAACTTGGCGCTTTGTCTGTCGGTGCAGATAAGCAAACAATAGAAGAAGCAAAACTTTTCGGTGAAACCGCGGGTATTTGTTTCCAAATACGAGACGATATCTTTGATTATTTTGACGATGCAAAGATTGGAAAACCAACGGGCAACGACATGCGTGAAGGTAAACTTTCTCTGCCGGTTCTGCGAGCGCTCCAAAATACGCACGATGAAGAAATACACGCTTTGGCAGCAAAGGTGAGGGCGATGAAAGCAAGCAAGGACGACATCGAGCGACTCGTTAAGTTCACCAAGGGACAAGGTGGTATAGATTCTGCACGAGAAACAATGATGCAATACAGAAACAACGCCCTATCCTATCTTATACGTTGCAAAGATTCGGACGTGCGTCGTTCTTTGGAACTCTATATAGACTATGTGGTAGGACGCGAGATGTAA
- a CDS encoding nucleotide pyrophosphohydrolase — MTIEEAQKKVDQWIKTFGVRYFSELTNMACLTEEVGELARIIARKYGDQSFKSGEKEDLSDEMADILWVLICLANQTGVDLTDALKKSFDKKTKRDAKRHLDNPKLK, encoded by the coding sequence ATGACAATAGAAGAAGCCCAGAAAAAAGTAGACCAATGGATAAAGACATTCGGTGTTCGCTATTTCAGCGAACTTACCAACATGGCATGCCTTACAGAAGAAGTGGGTGAATTGGCAAGGATTATTGCCAGAAAATATGGCGACCAATCTTTTAAATCCGGTGAGAAAGAAGATTTGTCCGATGAAATGGCAGATATTTTATGGGTTCTGATTTGCCTTGCCAACCAAACTGGCGTTGATTTGACCGATGCTCTGAAAAAATCATTCGACAAAAAAACCAAAAGAGATGCTAAGCGACACCTAGACAATCCAAAACTGAAATAA